A region of the Streptomyces durocortorensis genome:
GTGGCCCGGCATCAGGTCGGTGCGGTTGCCGTGCGGGGTGATGCCGACGGGGCGGGTATGCGGGACGCCCATCGGGATGCCGTGGAAATTGACCGCGAGGCGGACCCCTAGACGCTCGACGATCTGCTCGACGGCTGCGGCGAACCGCTCCCACTCCACGTCCGGCTCCGGCCCCGACAGCAGCAGGAAGGGCGCTCCGGTGGCGTCCTGGACCACCCTGACCTCCAGGGTCGGGGCCTCGAAGGACGTCCAGCGGTCGCGCCGGAAGGTGAGCAGGGGGCGCCGTGCGCGGTAGTCGACGAGCCGGTCGTGGTCGAAGCGGGCGACGACCTGGTGCGGCAGCGTCTCCAGCAATCCGTCGACGATCTGCTCGCCGGTCTCGCCCGCGTCGATGTATCCGTCGAAGTGGTAGAGCATGACCAGGCCGGCCGACTCCTGCGCCAGCGCCATGTCGACGACGGCCAGGCCCTTCGGCTCCCATTCGTACAAACTCTGCGGATCAGGCACGGTTACCGCTCCTCCTCGTGTTCCTCCAGAAGAACGCACCCGCCCGCACGAGCATTCCCCGTAACCGCACTTTCCGGCAACGGGGCTTCACGGCGCGTCAGTTAACGGTCCGGGCGCAAGGTCCGCGCGGTTGCTGGTCCAGACCTTGACGTGTCCCGCCGTCGTCCCTACCGTCACTGGGCAACACGTTCAGCAGCACGTTCCAGATTCATGTACGAGAACGGCTGCGTGTACGGGAACGTCCTGGACCTCCGACGGGAAGGCACCCCCCATGCGCACCCGCACTCCGTTCACCGTCCTGCTCGCCGCCTCCCTCGCGACCGGCTGGCTCGCCCTGACCTCCACCGCGAGCGCCTCCCCCACGACGAACACCGCAGCCATGATCGACGTGTCCACCGCCGCCCAGCTGAAGTCGGCGCTCACCTCCGCCTCCCCCGGCGACACGATCCGGCTCGCCGATGGCACGTACACCGGGAACTTCAAGGCCACCCGGCCCGGCACCTCCGGGGCCCGGATCACCCTGACCGGTTCCAGCAGGGCGGTCCTGACGGCGGGCGGCGGCTACGGGCTCCACCTGAACGGAGCGTCGCACTGGACCGTCCAGGGGGTCACGATCAAGGGCGGCCAGAAGGGCATCATGGCCGACGCGGCGAGAGGCGTCGTCATCGACTCGGTGACCGTGCACGATCTGGACATGGAGGGAGTCCACTTCCGTAAATCCTCCAGGGACGGCGTCCTGAAGAACTCCCGCATCTACGACACCGGACTCAACGGCCGCGGCATGGGCGAGGGCGTGTACGTCGGGTCGGCCGGTGATCTCTCCGACCGGAGCGACAACGTGCAGATCCTCAACAACACGATCGGCCCCGGTGTCGGCGGTGAGAACATCGACATCAAGGAAGGGACCACCGGCGCCCGGATCATCGGCAACACCTTCGACGGCAGCGGTCTCACCGGCGCCAACTACGACGACTCCTGGGTCGACGTGAAGGGCAACAACGTCCTGGTGGAAGGCAACAAAGGGTCCCGCACCACCAACAACGGCTACGAGACCCACACCCAGCAGAGCGGCTGGGGCTGCGGCACAGTCTTCCGCAACAACACCTCGAACCTGTCCGGTGCCACCGGCGGCCGGCAGCTCGCCATCAACGTCACCAACAACAGCGCCGGCTGCCGCACCACCGTGTACGCGAGCAACACCGTCACCGGCGGCAAGGGTCTGACCAACATCGCCGTCACGCCGTAGACGCGCGAAGAAGCCCCGCATACGCGAGTGAGGCCCGCCCCCCGAAGGGAACGGGCCTCACTCAGTGCTCTACAGCCTTACCGCAGCCGATGAGCCGTCGGGGTCGGAGCGTCAGCTCTGGCCGCCCGCCAGCTTCTCGCGCAGCGCGGCCAGGGCCTCGTCCGACGCCAGGGCGCCGGAGTTGTCCGCCGACTCCGAGGAGTACGAGCCGCCACCGGAGCCGCCGGAGGCGGCCGGAGCAGCGCCGGCCGGGGCGGCAGCGCCCTCGGCAGCGGCAGCCTCGTCGGCCTCGCGGGACTTGATGACCTGGGCCTGGTGCTGCTCGAAGCGCTGCTGCGCCTCGGCGTACTGCGTCTCCCAGACCTCGCGCTGCGCCTCGAAGCCCTCGAGCCAGTCGTTGGTCTCGGGGTCGAAGCCCTCGGGGTAGATGTAGTTGCCCTGGTCGTCGTAGGACGCGGCCATGCCGTACAGGGTCGGGTCGAACTCGACCGAGGCCGGGTCGCCACCGAAGGACTCGTTGGCCTGCTTCAGCGAGAGGCTGATGCGACGGCGCTCAAGGTCGATGTCGATGACCTTGACGAAGATCTCGTCGTTGACCTGGACGACCTGCTCCGGGATCTCCACGTGGCGCTCGGCCAGCTCGGAGATGTGGACCAGACCCTCGATGCCCTCGTCGACGCGGACGAACGCACCGAAGGGAACGAGCTTGGTGACCTTACCCGGGACGACCTGACCGATCTGGTGCGTCCGGGCGAACTGCTGCCACGGGTCTTCCTGCGTCGCCTTGAGCGACAGGGAGACGCGCTCGCGGTCCATGTCGACGTCGAGGACCTCGACGGTGACTTCCTGGCCGACCTCGACAACCTCGGAGGGGTGGTCGATGTGCTTCCAGGAGAGCTCGGAGACGTGCACGAGACCGTCGACGCCACCCAGGTCCACGAAGGCACCGAAGTTGACGATCGAGGAGACGACGCCGGAGCGGACCTGACCCTTCTGCAGGGTGGTGAGGAACGTCTGGCGCACCTCGGACTGGGTCTGCTCAAGCCAGGCACGGCGGGACAGGACCACGTTGTTGCGGTTCTTGTCCAGCTCGATGATCTTCGCCTCAAGCTCCTTGCCCACGTAGGGCTGGAGGTCGCGGACACGACGCATCTCGACGAGCGACGCCGGGAGGAAGCCGCGGAGGCCGATGTCGAGGATGAGACCACCCTTGACGACCTCGATGACGGTACCGGTGACGATGCCGTCCTCTTCCTTGATCTTCTCGATGGTGCCCCAGGCACGCTCGTACTGAGCGCGCTTCTTCGAGAGGATCAGGCGGCCTTCCTTGTCCTCCTTCTGGAGAACCAGGGCCTCGATCTCGTCGCCGACCTTGACGACCTCGTTCGGGTCGACGTCGTGCTTGATCGAGAGCTCGCGGCTCGGGATGACACCTTCGGTCTTGTAACCGATGTCGAGGAGAACCTCGTCCCGGTCAACCTTGACGATGACACCGTCAACGATGTCGCCGTCGTTGAAGTACTTGATCGTCTCGTCGATCGCCGCGAGGAACGCGTCCGCGTCGCCGATGTCGTTGACCGCAACCTGCGGAGTGGTGGCGGTGGTCTCGGTGCTGCTCGTCATGTGGGAAAGGGCTCCGGTACGGACAGAGAGTCGTAGGTACTGCTACGCCGAAAGCCCGTATCGCCTCTGCAGAAGCCGGACAGCCTGTAAAGCGCCCTACCCGTTTCCGGGGGAGGTGCCTCGACAACCGAGGGGACATGCAACAGACGCGAGCGCGGCCTGCTAGGTCTGAGGCGCGCAGGCTCGCAGCGCAACTTGTAGCATACGGGGGCAGCCGGACAGGGTCAATGCGCGAAGGCGCATACCCGGGGCACATCGCCCCATTCCCGGCGCAACTCATGTTCTCCGAGGCCGCATCGGCCCGAACACACTACGGCACGGCGTCGCGGACACGCGTCCGTACCCCCCGGGGCACACCCCCTGGTACGTACCGCGCGCGGCGGGTGAAGGCAAACTACAACGACGGGCACGATGAGCCAAGAGATCCACGGGACCCACTCCGCAGAGGCCGCCGGACCCGCCGAGCCGGAGGCCACCCGGCGGGCGGCGGACGAGGCGGAGAGCAGCCGGGCCAGCCGCGGCTGGTGGGACCGGAACGCCGACGAGTACCAGACGGACCACGGGAGCTTCCTCGGGGACGACCGCTTCGTCTGGGGCCCGGAGGGGCTGGACGAGGCGGAGGCCGCCCTGCTGGGCCCCGCGGCCTCGCTGAAGGGCCTGGACGTGCTGGAGATCGGCGCCGGGGCCGCCCAGTGCTCGCGCTGGCTGGCCGGCCGGGGCGCCCGCCCGGTGGCCCTCGACCTCTCCCACCGCCAGCTCCAGCACGCCCTGCGGATCGGCGGGAACGTCCCGCTCGTCGAGGCGGACGCGGGCCGGCTCCCCTTCCGGGACGCCTCCTTCGACGTGGCCTGCTCCGCGTACGGTGCGGTGCCCTTCGTCGCGGACCCCGTGCGGGTCTTCCGCGAGGTGCACCGGGTGCTGCGGCCCGGCGGCCGCTGGGTCTTCTCCGTGACCCACCCGGTCCGCTGGGCGTTCCCGGACGAGCCGGGGCCCGAAGGGCTGTCCGTCGCCGCCTCCTACTTCGACCGCGTCCCCTACGTCGAGCAGGACGAGCAGGGCAACGCCGTCTACGTGGAGCACCACCGCACCCTGGGCGACCGGGTCCGGGACGTGGTGGCGGGCGGATTCCGGCTGGTCGACCTGGTCGAACCGGAATGGCCCGCGTGGAACGACCAGGAGTGGGGCGGCTGGTCCCCGCTGCGCGGCAACCTGATCCCGGGCACCGCGATCTTCGTGTGCGAGCGGGACTGAGCCGCCGCTGACGGGCCGGGCCGGGCCGGGCGGAACCCTTGAGGACACTCCGTACGACACTGGGGGCGTGATCCGCACCGAAGCCCTGGAACGTCTGCCCGTCCGCACCGCCGTGCCCGCCCTGGAGCGTGCGCTCGACGACCGGGGCGTCGCCGTGCTGTGCGCACCGCCCGGTACCGGCAAGACAACCCTCGTGCCGCTGGTCCTGGCCGGGCTGACCGGCGACGGGCCGGTGCGCCGGGTCGTGGTCGCGGAGCCGCGGCGGATCGCCGCGCGGGCCGCGGCGCGGCGGATGGCCTGGCTGCTGGGCGAGCGGCCGGGCGGGCGGGTCGGCTTCACCGTGCGTGGCGAGCGGGTGGTGGGGCGGGACACGGTGGTGGAGGTCGTGACCACCGGGGTGCTGCTCCAGCGGCTCCAGCGCGATCAGGAGCTGGCCGGGGTCGATGCGGTGATCATCGACGAGTGCCACGAGCGCCATCTGGACGCCGACACGGTGGCCGCCTTCCTCCTGGACGTACGGGAGGCGATCCGGCCCGATCTGCGGCTGGTGGCGGCGTCCGCGACGACGGACGCGCAGGGCTGGGCCCGGTTGCTGGGCGATGCCCCGGTGGTCGAGGCACAGGGCGTGTCGCATGCGGTGGAGGTGGTCTGGGCGCCGCCCGTGCGGCCGGTGAGGCCGCCGCACGGGATGAGGGTCGATCCGGCGCTGCTGACGCATGTGGCGGCGACCGTGCGGCGGGCGCTGGCGGAGAGGGAGGGGGACGTGCTCTGCTTCCTGCCCGGTGTCGGGGAGATCGGGCGGGTGGCCGGGCAGCTGGCGGGGGTGGACGCCGAGGTGCTCCAGGTGCACGGGCGCGCCCCGGCCGCCGTGCAGGACTCGGTGCTCGCCGGGTCGTCCGGGGGCCGGCGGGTGGTGCTGGCGACCTCGGTGGCGGAGTCGTCGCTGACGGTGCCGGGCGTGCGGGTCGTCGTCGACTCGGGCCTCGCCCGGGAGCCCCGTACCGACCACGCCCGGGGCCTGAGCGCCCTGACCACCGTACGGGCCTCCCAGGCGTCCGGGCGGCAGCGCGCCGGGCGTGCGGGGCGGGAGGCTCCGGGAGCCGTGTACCGGTGCTGGGAGCAGGCCGAGGACGGGCGGCTCGCGCGCTTCCCGGCCCCGGAGATCAAGGTCGCCGACCTCGCGGCGTTCGCGCTCCAGGCAGCGTGCTGGGGCGACCCGGACGCCTCGTCGCTCGCTCTGCTGGACCCGCCGCCCGCCGGGGCGATGGGCGCGGCCCGCGAGGTGCTGGGCGCGGTCGGCGCGGTGGACGCTACGGGCCGGGTCACCGACCGGGGCGTACGGATGTCCCGGCTCGGGCTCCATCCCCGGCTGGCGCGGGCGCTGCTGGACGGGGCCGCGGAGGTCGGGGCGCGGCGGGCCGCGGAGGTGGTGGCGCTGCTGAGCGAGGAGCCGCCGAGGGAGTACGGGGACGATCTCGCGGTGGCGCTGCGGACCGCCCGCCGGGGCCAGGACGGCTACGCGGGGCGCTGGCGGCAGGAGGCGCGGCGGTTGTCGGCCTCGGTGGGCGACACCGGGACAGCACTCCCAGGAACCTCCGATGACGCCGCCGTCGGCCTCGTCGCCGCCCTGGCGTTCCCGGAGCGGGTGGCGCGGGCCCGGGGCGAGGGGGCGTTCCTGATGGTGTCGGGGACGGGTGCGGAGCTGCGGGAGGGGTCACGGCTGCGCAGTGCTCCCTGGCTGGCCGTGGCCGTCGCGGACCGGCCCGCCCACGCGGCCTCGGCCCGGGTGCGGCTGGCCGCGGTGGTCGACGAGGACACCGCGCTCCTCGCCGCCGGGCAGCTGCGGGTGCGGGGCGAGGAGGTCCGCTGGGTGGACGGCGATGTGGTGGCCCGGTCGGTGGACCGGGTGGGGGCGGTGGAGCTGGCGGTACGGCCCCTGAAGCAGCCGGACCCGGAGCTGGTGCGCGGCGCCCTGGTGGAGGGGCTCGGCCGGAACGGGCTCGGGCTGCTGAGGTGGACCCGGGACAGTGAGCAGTTGCGGCTGCGCCTGGCGTTCCTGCACCGGGTGCTGGGGGCGCCGTGGCCGGATGTGTCGGACGGGGCGCTGCTCGCGGATCCGGGTGCCTGGCTGGAGCCGGAGCTGTCGCGGGCGCGGCGGCGGTCGGACCTCGGCCG
Encoded here:
- a CDS encoding PAC2 family protein; amino-acid sequence: MPDPQSLYEWEPKGLAVVDMALAQESAGLVMLYHFDGYIDAGETGEQIVDGLLETLPHQVVARFDHDRLVDYRARRPLLTFRRDRWTSFEAPTLEVRVVQDATGAPFLLLSGPEPDVEWERFAAAVEQIVERLGVRLAVNFHGIPMGVPHTRPVGITPHGNRTDLMPGHRSPFDEAQVPGSAEALIEYRLMESGHDVLGVATHVPHYVARSSYPDAALTALEAITAATGLVLPALAHSLRTEAHRTQTEIDRQIGQGDEELVSLVEGLEHQYDAVAGSETRGNLVAEPVDLPSADEIGRQFERFLAEREGDG
- a CDS encoding right-handed parallel beta-helix repeat-containing protein, whose amino-acid sequence is MRTRTPFTVLLAASLATGWLALTSTASASPTTNTAAMIDVSTAAQLKSALTSASPGDTIRLADGTYTGNFKATRPGTSGARITLTGSSRAVLTAGGGYGLHLNGASHWTVQGVTIKGGQKGIMADAARGVVIDSVTVHDLDMEGVHFRKSSRDGVLKNSRIYDTGLNGRGMGEGVYVGSAGDLSDRSDNVQILNNTIGPGVGGENIDIKEGTTGARIIGNTFDGSGLTGANYDDSWVDVKGNNVLVEGNKGSRTTNNGYETHTQQSGWGCGTVFRNNTSNLSGATGGRQLAINVTNNSAGCRTTVYASNTVTGGKGLTNIAVTP
- the rpsA gene encoding 30S ribosomal protein S1; this translates as MTSSTETTATTPQVAVNDIGDADAFLAAIDETIKYFNDGDIVDGVIVKVDRDEVLLDIGYKTEGVIPSRELSIKHDVDPNEVVKVGDEIEALVLQKEDKEGRLILSKKRAQYERAWGTIEKIKEEDGIVTGTVIEVVKGGLILDIGLRGFLPASLVEMRRVRDLQPYVGKELEAKIIELDKNRNNVVLSRRAWLEQTQSEVRQTFLTTLQKGQVRSGVVSSIVNFGAFVDLGGVDGLVHVSELSWKHIDHPSEVVEVGQEVTVEVLDVDMDRERVSLSLKATQEDPWQQFARTHQIGQVVPGKVTKLVPFGAFVRVDEGIEGLVHISELAERHVEIPEQVVQVNDEIFVKVIDIDLERRRISLSLKQANESFGGDPASVEFDPTLYGMAASYDDQGNYIYPEGFDPETNDWLEGFEAQREVWETQYAEAQQRFEQHQAQVIKSREADEAAAAEGAAAPAGAAPAASGGSGGGSYSSESADNSGALASDEALAALREKLAGGQS
- a CDS encoding class I SAM-dependent methyltransferase, encoding MSQEIHGTHSAEAAGPAEPEATRRAADEAESSRASRGWWDRNADEYQTDHGSFLGDDRFVWGPEGLDEAEAALLGPAASLKGLDVLEIGAGAAQCSRWLAGRGARPVALDLSHRQLQHALRIGGNVPLVEADAGRLPFRDASFDVACSAYGAVPFVADPVRVFREVHRVLRPGGRWVFSVTHPVRWAFPDEPGPEGLSVAASYFDRVPYVEQDEQGNAVYVEHHRTLGDRVRDVVAGGFRLVDLVEPEWPAWNDQEWGGWSPLRGNLIPGTAIFVCERD
- the hrpB gene encoding ATP-dependent helicase HrpB; translation: MIRTEALERLPVRTAVPALERALDDRGVAVLCAPPGTGKTTLVPLVLAGLTGDGPVRRVVVAEPRRIAARAAARRMAWLLGERPGGRVGFTVRGERVVGRDTVVEVVTTGVLLQRLQRDQELAGVDAVIIDECHERHLDADTVAAFLLDVREAIRPDLRLVAASATTDAQGWARLLGDAPVVEAQGVSHAVEVVWAPPVRPVRPPHGMRVDPALLTHVAATVRRALAEREGDVLCFLPGVGEIGRVAGQLAGVDAEVLQVHGRAPAAVQDSVLAGSSGGRRVVLATSVAESSLTVPGVRVVVDSGLAREPRTDHARGLSALTTVRASQASGRQRAGRAGREAPGAVYRCWEQAEDGRLARFPAPEIKVADLAAFALQAACWGDPDASSLALLDPPPAGAMGAAREVLGAVGAVDATGRVTDRGVRMSRLGLHPRLARALLDGAAEVGARRAAEVVALLSEEPPREYGDDLAVALRTARRGQDGYAGRWRQEARRLSASVGDTGTALPGTSDDAAVGLVAALAFPERVARARGEGAFLMVSGTGAELREGSRLRSAPWLAVAVADRPAHAASARVRLAAVVDEDTALLAAGQLRVRGEEVRWVDGDVVARSVDRVGAVELAVRPLKQPDPELVRGALVEGLGRNGLGLLRWTRDSEQLRLRLAFLHRVLGAPWPDVSDGALLADPGAWLEPELSRARRRSDLGRIDAGQALRRLLPWATGEAVRLDELAPERIEVPSGSRIRVEYGGEQPVLAVKLQELFGLAETPRVAGVPVLVHLLSPAGRPAAVTADLASFWQDGYKAVRAELRGRYPKHPWPEDPSTVRATRFTSARLKRS